In one Methylocaldum szegediense genomic region, the following are encoded:
- a CDS encoding transposase family protein, with translation MKLNRKSITAEKKRHTLKSLVISDFNRRILFLCCIVAGSVHDYTLMKDVFTPGSAWFEKVNLWLDLGFLGADKDYQSTQIYLPHKKPRKSKKNPNPTLTPEQKKQNRKQAATRVIVEHAIGGMKFFHCLMHRIRNHLGHFVDYFFSLSAGLWNYKIC, from the coding sequence ATGAAACTGAACAGGAAAAGCATTACAGCGGAAAAAAAAAGACATACGCTCAAATCCCTCGTAATCTCCGACTTTAATCGAAGGATATTGTTTTTGTGCTGCATTGTGGCAGGCAGCGTACATGACTACACACTCATGAAAGACGTCTTCACACCGGGTTCAGCGTGGTTCGAGAAGGTCAATTTATGGCTTGACTTAGGATTTCTGGGCGCGGACAAAGATTATCAAAGTACCCAAATATATCTACCCCACAAGAAACCCAGAAAATCCAAGAAAAACCCTAATCCGACATTGACGCCTGAGCAGAAGAAACAGAACAGAAAACAAGCCGCCACGCGGGTCATCGTTGAGCATGCCATCGGTGGCATGAAGTTCTTCCACTGCTTGATGCATCGGATTAGAAATCATCTGGGTCACTTCGTGGATTATTTTTTCTCACTTTCCGCCGGTCTTTGGAACTACAAAATCTGTTGA
- a CDS encoding glycosyltransferase → MIETTSRIIAFINLADLITVSTPALLDRVHELSPRGELVLLENCLDAELWQLNSSPRANARNKTDSDPIRIGYIGTPTHDQDLEIVVEAIQRIERDFGKKIEVEVIGAFEGKEPMFGRKIPLPEKNAYPDFVNWLIKKVNWDIGIIPLRDDVFNRSKSYLKFLEYSALRLAIICSDVDTYRPVGRHRENALMVANDTESWYKALREMIVDRQLRERLASEAHRMVCERYTITANIDRYYKLLDRILAK, encoded by the coding sequence TTGATTGAAACGACGTCACGTATCATCGCTTTTATCAACCTTGCAGATTTGATTACCGTTTCCACCCCGGCGTTGCTGGACCGCGTGCACGAACTGTCCCCACGCGGTGAGCTAGTACTATTAGAAAACTGCTTGGACGCCGAACTATGGCAACTGAACTCCTCTCCACGTGCCAATGCGCGGAATAAGACGGACAGCGACCCGATACGCATCGGGTATATCGGCACCCCGACACACGACCAAGATCTCGAGATTGTGGTTGAAGCCATACAACGCATCGAACGCGACTTTGGCAAAAAGATAGAGGTCGAGGTGATCGGCGCGTTCGAAGGTAAAGAGCCCATGTTTGGGCGAAAAATACCGTTGCCGGAGAAAAACGCTTACCCGGATTTCGTTAACTGGTTAATCAAGAAGGTCAACTGGGACATTGGCATCATTCCGCTTCGTGATGATGTCTTCAACCGCAGCAAGAGCTATTTGAAATTCTTGGAATATTCCGCGCTACGATTAGCAATAATCTGTTCTGATGTTGACACGTATAGACCAGTCGGCCGCCACAGAGAAAATGCATTAATGGTGGCTAACGATACCGAATCCTGGTACAAGGCCTTGCGCGAAATGATAGTCGACCGGCAGTTGCGTGAAAGGCTCGCGTCTGAAGCCCATCGCATGGTATGCGAACGTTACACGATCACCGCGAACATTGATCGCTATTACAAGTTGCTGGATCGGATTCTTGCTAAATAA
- a CDS encoding glycosyltransferase domain-containing protein: protein MLPHLYLSDYDESLYIDNRIVLKKDPSSLFDEFLPRGGPGFVCLRHPWRNCIFDEAEVIIKNAMDDESRVREQMDVYRNAGFPPGSGLIAGGFILRRHNQADVKRVSEIWFNHILRYSKRDQLSFNFIAWRENFSYKAIDLKLNSNPLFDWPVGERRIPYDFNAQEYLWLNPDVARACIDPHEHMFKFGYNEKRRYKYRNTLVLDKLANKYRTDKGSLYYNRHFYTRIYEYYLSPLRREEFTLLEIGLLRHDVQKASEGKSFDDTPSLELYLMLMHGIDSPLVSQTNPNIKTFRDLRQI, encoded by the coding sequence TTGTTACCTCATTTATATTTATCAGACTATGATGAATCGCTTTATATTGATAATCGTATTGTATTAAAGAAAGATCCATCTTCGTTGTTTGACGAATTTTTACCCAGAGGCGGTCCCGGGTTTGTTTGTCTAAGGCATCCATGGCGCAATTGCATTTTCGATGAAGCAGAAGTGATAATTAAGAACGCGATGGACGACGAAAGTCGCGTTCGCGAGCAAATGGACGTCTATCGCAATGCAGGCTTCCCTCCTGGATCTGGATTGATTGCTGGAGGATTTATTCTACGCAGGCACAATCAAGCTGATGTTAAAAGAGTCAGCGAAATATGGTTCAACCATATCCTCAGATATTCGAAAAGAGATCAATTATCGTTTAACTTCATCGCATGGAGAGAAAACTTTTCGTACAAGGCAATTGACTTAAAGCTAAATTCAAATCCTCTGTTTGACTGGCCGGTCGGAGAACGACGAATTCCTTATGACTTTAACGCCCAAGAGTATCTTTGGTTAAATCCAGATGTAGCAAGAGCGTGTATTGATCCGCATGAACATATGTTTAAGTTCGGATACAACGAAAAAAGACGTTACAAATATCGAAATACTCTTGTTCTCGACAAATTAGCAAATAAATATCGCACTGATAAGGGTAGCTTATACTATAATAGACATTTTTATACAAGAATTTATGAATATTATTTATCGCCCCTCCGCCGCGAGGAATTCACTCTTTTAGAGATCGGACTCCTTAGACACGATGTGCAAAAAGCGTCAGAAGGCAAATCCTTCGATGACACGCCATCATTAGAGTTGTACCTGATGCTAATGCATGGTATTGATAGCCCACTTGTTTCTCAAACAAATCCGAATATAAAAACCTTCCGTGATCTACGACAAATTTAG
- a CDS encoding glycosyltransferase, protein MNMNITKSDMKAAQFEKFPSLEALLCDELDPLFARPDLLDKTSAWFGHIPFAHWIIRVTRPRILVELGTYAGVSYSAFCAAVIKEKTQTRCYAVDTWMGDEHAGWYGNEIFDELKNFNDKRYGHFSTLLRCTFDEALDHFADNSIDVLHIDGYHTYEAVSHDFTSWQPKLSDRAVVLFHDTNEYRKDFGVWRFWAEMRERYPSFEFLHSHGLGVLAVGENAPSAIIELCSLDDDEKISTVRNRFQAFGSLWATEAKAIKEKTDHLNQIKKIEEKMACEIERVKTDAAKRISDKDAKIQKRLSDKDAEIQRLKERVTWAENRALCLEQENKAILSSTSWRLTKPLRILSGYIPTPVRGHLIRLFRITQLATNPMAWKARLKQWRVYKVLRASPLFDEAWYLSQYPDVAAAGIDPVRHYIVHGANEGRNPSASFETRFYLDAYPDVRRARVNPLYHYIIAGQQEGRSPRRFGRTVLNTARARKFETRFSNEKIDYCEWIAENDTLSDYDRTLIRWHIESFEYRPTFSILMPVYNTPKTYLRQALESVSGQIYENWELCAVDDASTSAEVRGLLDEYARKDRRIKPYFRNKNGGVSACTNTALGLASGDWIVLMDHDDVLSEHALYLLAEAINGDPDTAIVYSDEDRIDTVGRRSHHYFKPDWDYDLFLGQNLISRLAAYRTDLARQVGGFREGFEGSHDWDFAFRILEAASGPKVRHVPFILCHRRETADKFSRASLDAAQRAVNEHFTRTGQSAMASPLGHLNHLRIRRNLPAQRPLVSIVIPTKDQCGLLRTCIDGLVNRTDYQPIEIIIVDNGSSEPDALAFLAEMRTRENVKVVDDPAPFNFSRLVNRGVAVSSGDVCVLLNNDVDVINPEWLSEMVGHALRPEVGAVGAKLYYADDTLQHGGVILGIYNARGSVGGHVHRTVPRNSPGYANRLNLTHSLSCVTGACIATRREIYDAVGGFNEQDLAVSYNDVDFCLRVRQAGYKIIWTPHAELYHYESVSRGDPLATPKKASRNHAERAYMRRQWGPILDNDPYYNPNLSLDSASFKLANAPRVRRPWADFEFTQDRCITEEVAGALLAAAGRKVDRSVIYRLSHIDAYKEQISSYLAARAENISGGKDKKKIAIYTAIAGGYDSIKLPEKLDPRFDYVLFTDTPAPDTGVYKIRPITYFHEDATRTARYIKTHPHVLLQDYDLAIWIDANIMILGDIYPLIENFLASGKPVGAVPHPMRKSIYEERWACIKHERDAQEIMHEQIARYRSQGFAHDDLIESNLLMFDLKDERTRNFLDTWWAEIDRYSRRDQLSINYALALTGISWHPLTRRPNSLRNHPHFAFVTHGTGDDVAGELVYDLKAPFADPYAGPSYAAVRNERIAAQKHRRIDVVVCVHNALEEVKRCLESIARARNSEQQRLILIDDGSDYATAEYLRAFADRTSWCELHRNERAQGYTKAANQGLAASTGELVILLNSDTIVTDGWAEKMADAVFSTPGAGIVGPMSNAASHQSIPEHRGSKQQTAINDLPPGLTADDMNSYCEQWTTAHILPFVPLVHGFCFGVTREVINKIGLFDEENFPKGYGEENDYCFRATDAGFQLVIATHTYVFHAKSKSYTDDERIPLMTAASETLSRLHGVHRVRRAVKTMEENPIFVGLRQRAQLLKGDAPRMEILPVLTRKGLPVGSAYVRLLQPFSQKELTSRLNITVNMSHGLPIPGTARAVYLQRDMAKINLNEFLSWSFRWKASGEK, encoded by the coding sequence ATGAATATGAACATTACAAAATCGGATATGAAAGCGGCTCAATTCGAGAAATTTCCTTCTCTAGAGGCGTTATTATGTGATGAGCTGGATCCTCTTTTCGCAAGACCGGATCTTCTCGACAAAACCAGCGCCTGGTTTGGTCACATCCCCTTCGCTCACTGGATAATCAGGGTTACGCGTCCGAGGATACTGGTCGAACTAGGAACGTACGCAGGAGTTTCTTACTCGGCCTTTTGTGCGGCGGTGATCAAGGAGAAAACTCAAACGCGATGCTATGCCGTGGATACGTGGATGGGCGATGAACACGCAGGTTGGTATGGCAACGAAATATTCGATGAACTAAAAAACTTCAACGACAAACGGTATGGCCATTTTTCCACCCTCCTGCGATGCACCTTCGATGAAGCGCTTGATCACTTTGCGGATAATAGCATCGATGTTCTCCACATCGATGGCTATCATACCTATGAAGCGGTAAGTCATGATTTTACATCCTGGCAGCCCAAGCTGTCTGACAGAGCGGTAGTACTATTTCACGATACCAACGAATACAGGAAAGACTTCGGCGTTTGGCGCTTTTGGGCGGAAATGCGCGAACGCTATCCGTCTTTCGAATTCCTTCATAGCCATGGCCTCGGCGTGCTTGCGGTCGGAGAAAACGCTCCCTCGGCAATTATCGAGCTGTGCAGTCTCGATGACGACGAAAAAATATCCACGGTCCGCAATCGTTTTCAGGCCTTTGGTTCGCTGTGGGCCACTGAAGCCAAAGCGATTAAGGAAAAGACCGATCATCTGAATCAGATCAAAAAAATCGAAGAAAAAATGGCTTGCGAGATTGAGCGTGTGAAAACCGATGCCGCAAAGCGGATATCCGACAAAGATGCCAAAATTCAAAAACGACTATCCGATAAGGACGCCGAAATCCAAAGATTGAAGGAGCGCGTTACATGGGCTGAAAACCGGGCGTTATGCCTGGAGCAGGAAAACAAGGCCATTCTGTCATCGACATCCTGGCGCTTGACTAAGCCGCTTAGAATCCTGTCAGGTTATATACCGACCCCTGTTCGTGGCCACTTAATCCGCCTCTTTCGAATTACCCAATTGGCCACGAACCCTATGGCATGGAAAGCTCGATTGAAACAGTGGCGTGTATACAAGGTTTTGCGCGCTTCCCCCTTGTTCGATGAGGCGTGGTATCTTTCCCAGTATCCCGACGTCGCCGCCGCAGGAATCGATCCAGTCCGGCACTATATCGTACATGGGGCAAACGAAGGCCGGAATCCTTCCGCGAGTTTCGAGACCCGTTTTTATCTCGACGCTTACCCAGACGTACGCAGAGCGCGCGTCAATCCCCTTTATCATTACATCATCGCAGGCCAACAAGAAGGGCGCTCGCCCCGGCGCTTTGGTCGCACCGTCTTGAACACGGCAAGAGCAAGAAAGTTTGAAACAAGATTTAGCAACGAAAAAATCGATTACTGTGAGTGGATCGCCGAAAACGACACGCTAAGCGACTATGACCGCACCCTAATCCGCTGGCACATTGAATCTTTCGAGTACAGGCCGACGTTTTCGATTCTGATGCCGGTGTATAACACGCCTAAAACATATTTGCGGCAGGCACTCGAATCCGTAAGCGGCCAGATTTATGAAAACTGGGAGCTCTGTGCCGTTGATGATGCGTCCACGTCGGCGGAAGTCCGTGGCCTGCTGGACGAATATGCCCGCAAGGATCGCAGGATTAAGCCGTATTTCCGGAACAAGAACGGCGGCGTCTCAGCCTGTACCAACACCGCCCTTGGTCTGGCGTCCGGTGATTGGATCGTCTTGATGGACCACGACGATGTGCTTTCAGAACACGCACTCTATCTCCTTGCCGAGGCGATTAACGGCGACCCCGACACGGCGATCGTTTATTCTGACGAGGATCGGATCGATACGGTGGGCCGTCGCTCCCACCATTATTTCAAACCTGACTGGGATTACGACCTGTTTCTAGGCCAGAACCTGATCAGTCGCCTTGCAGCCTACCGCACCGATCTGGCTCGCCAGGTCGGTGGCTTCCGTGAAGGATTCGAAGGATCCCACGATTGGGATTTCGCGTTCCGGATATTGGAGGCCGCTTCGGGTCCGAAAGTGCGGCACGTTCCCTTTATCCTGTGTCATAGACGCGAGACAGCCGACAAGTTTTCACGGGCTTCGCTCGATGCCGCCCAGCGCGCCGTTAACGAGCACTTCACGCGGACCGGCCAATCCGCCATGGCAAGTCCTCTCGGACATCTAAATCACCTACGTATCAGACGGAATCTGCCGGCGCAACGCCCCCTCGTCTCCATTGTGATCCCTACGAAGGATCAGTGCGGTCTACTACGAACCTGCATCGATGGCCTTGTCAACCGGACTGACTACCAACCGATTGAAATCATCATCGTGGATAACGGAAGCAGCGAACCGGACGCGCTTGCTTTCTTAGCCGAAATGAGGACGCGGGAAAACGTCAAGGTTGTGGACGATCCGGCGCCGTTCAATTTCTCCCGGCTGGTCAACCGAGGCGTCGCGGTCTCCTCCGGGGACGTCTGCGTGCTGCTGAACAATGACGTAGACGTGATCAATCCGGAGTGGCTGAGCGAAATGGTCGGTCATGCGCTGCGGCCCGAAGTGGGGGCCGTCGGAGCCAAGCTCTATTATGCCGACGATACCCTTCAGCATGGCGGCGTGATTCTGGGAATCTACAATGCGAGAGGATCTGTGGGAGGACACGTACATCGTACCGTCCCCCGGAATTCTCCGGGCTATGCGAACCGGCTCAATTTGACCCATTCCCTCTCCTGCGTGACCGGAGCGTGCATTGCTACACGTAGAGAGATTTACGACGCGGTCGGTGGCTTCAACGAGCAGGATCTCGCCGTCTCGTACAACGATGTGGACTTCTGCCTTCGGGTTCGGCAGGCGGGTTACAAGATCATCTGGACACCGCACGCGGAGCTTTACCATTATGAGAGTGTGTCACGCGGTGATCCGCTGGCCACGCCGAAAAAGGCTTCCAGGAATCATGCCGAGCGCGCCTATATGCGCCGGCAATGGGGCCCGATTCTGGACAACGATCCGTACTATAACCCGAATCTTTCCCTTGACTCGGCATCCTTTAAACTCGCCAACGCGCCGCGTGTCCGGAGGCCATGGGCAGACTTTGAGTTCACTCAAGACCGATGCATCACCGAGGAAGTGGCAGGAGCACTTTTGGCCGCTGCGGGCAGGAAGGTGGACCGCAGTGTTATTTATCGCTTATCTCACATCGATGCATACAAGGAGCAGATCTCTAGCTATCTTGCGGCACGCGCGGAAAACATCTCAGGGGGAAAAGACAAGAAGAAGATTGCGATCTATACCGCAATTGCCGGGGGTTACGATTCCATTAAATTGCCCGAGAAACTCGACCCACGCTTCGACTACGTGCTGTTCACGGATACCCCTGCGCCGGATACCGGCGTCTACAAAATAAGACCCATAACCTACTTTCACGAAGACGCAACCCGTACCGCCCGCTATATAAAAACCCATCCGCATGTATTACTCCAAGATTACGATTTGGCGATTTGGATTGACGCCAACATCATGATTCTAGGTGACATCTATCCCCTGATCGAGAATTTTCTAGCTTCGGGCAAGCCTGTCGGCGCCGTACCTCACCCGATGAGAAAATCCATTTATGAGGAGCGCTGGGCGTGTATTAAGCATGAGAGGGACGCCCAGGAAATCATGCATGAGCAAATAGCTCGTTATCGCAGCCAAGGATTCGCACATGATGATTTGATCGAAAGCAATCTGCTCATGTTCGACCTTAAGGATGAGCGCACCAGGAATTTTCTTGATACTTGGTGGGCCGAAATCGACCGCTATAGCAGACGCGATCAGCTGAGCATCAATTACGCACTCGCACTGACTGGGATCAGCTGGCACCCGTTGACGAGACGTCCCAACAGCCTCCGCAACCACCCTCATTTTGCGTTTGTGACGCATGGTACCGGCGACGATGTAGCGGGCGAACTGGTCTACGACCTCAAGGCGCCGTTCGCCGATCCTTATGCCGGCCCGTCGTATGCGGCTGTCCGAAACGAACGGATTGCCGCACAGAAGCATCGCCGGATCGACGTCGTCGTGTGCGTTCATAATGCGCTTGAAGAGGTCAAGCGCTGCCTTGAGTCCATTGCCAGGGCACGAAACAGCGAACAACAAAGGCTGATCCTTATCGATGACGGTTCCGATTACGCTACTGCCGAATACCTTAGAGCTTTTGCAGACCGTACCTCTTGGTGCGAGTTACACCGAAACGAGCGAGCTCAAGGCTATACGAAGGCGGCAAACCAGGGACTGGCGGCTTCGACCGGCGAACTTGTGATACTGCTCAATAGCGATACCATCGTCACCGACGGCTGGGCGGAAAAAATGGCCGACGCGGTGTTCTCGACACCAGGCGCCGGAATTGTTGGACCGATGTCGAACGCAGCCAGCCATCAATCCATTCCCGAGCACCGGGGTTCCAAGCAGCAAACGGCGATCAATGACCTTCCTCCAGGACTGACGGCCGATGACATGAATAGCTATTGCGAGCAGTGGACCACCGCGCACATATTGCCGTTTGTGCCGCTCGTCCATGGGTTTTGCTTTGGAGTAACCCGTGAAGTCATCAATAAGATCGGGCTCTTTGACGAAGAAAACTTTCCCAAAGGATACGGCGAGGAAAACGATTATTGTTTCCGCGCAACGGACGCCGGCTTTCAGCTCGTCATTGCGACACATACCTATGTGTTTCACGCTAAATCAAAAAGCTATACCGACGATGAACGAATACCGCTTATGACTGCGGCATCGGAGACTTTATCTCGCCTTCACGGTGTTCATCGAGTGCGACGAGCGGTCAAGACCATGGAAGAGAATCCGATCTTCGTGGGTTTGCGTCAACGCGCTCAGTTGTTGAAAGGCGATGCTCCGCGCATGGAGATCTTGCCCGTTCTCACCAGGAAAGGTCTACCGGTAGGTTCAGCTTATGTGCGTTTGCTACAACCCTTTTCTCAGAAAGAGCTGACTTCGAGACTGAACATCACGGTCAATATGTCTCACGGCCTGCCCATACCCGGCACTGCTAGAGCTGTGTACCTTCAGCGTGATATGGCAAAAATTAACTTAAATGAATTTCTCTCGTGGTCATTTAGATGGAAGGCTTCCGGGGAAAAATAA
- a CDS encoding IS630 family transposase (programmed frameshift), giving the protein MAKKYRVTLTCEERRELEGLVNKGKSEARKLAHARILLQADEAEGGPCRTDDEIARALNVHVRTVERVRQRFVEQGLPAALVPKPSERVYLRRLDGAQEARLIALACSPPPEGKSRWTLRLLAERLVELEMAETVSYETVRRVLKKTKLKPHLCKRWVIPPKASAEFVAAMEDVLEVYQRPYRSERPVVCLDETFIQLIGEVREPLPREPGRVARYDSVYVRNGVASVFLAFEPLAGWRDVQVTDGRTRQDFAQVVRTLLEGRYREADKIVLVMDQLNTHSTARLYEAFAPEEARRLAERLEIHHTPKHGSWLDMAEIELSALARDLPERIGERADRVRHVAAWAQRRNQTQVKANWQFTTADARIKLRKLYPTFDG; this is encoded by the exons ATGGCGAAAAAATATCGGGTGACGCTGACCTGTGAGGAGCGGCGCGAACTGGAAGGGTTGGTCAACAAGGGCAAGAGCGAAGCGCGAAAACTGGCCCATGCCCGGATTTTGTTACAGGCCGATGAAGCCGAGGGCGGGCCTTGCCGCACCGATGACGAAATTGCTCGGGCGTTAAACGTCCACGTTCGTACGGTGGAACGGGTGCGGCAGCGGTTCGTGGAACAAGGTCTGCCGGCGGCCTTGGTGCCCAAGCCGAGCGAACGCGTGTATCTCCGGCGGCTGGATGGTGCCCAGGAAGCCCGGCTGATCGCGCTGGCTTGTTCGCCGCCGCCGGAGGGCAAGTCGCGCTGGACCTTGCGGCTCTTGGCTGAGCGTCTGGTCGAGCTGGAAATGGCTGAGACCGTCTCGTACGAAACGGTCCGGCGCGTGCTGAAAAAAACGA AACTCAAACCGCACCTCTGCAAGCGGTGGGTCATTCCGCCGAAAGCCTCGGCCGAGTTTGTTGCGGCCATGGAGGATGTCCTAGAAGTTTATCAGCGGCCGTACCGGAGCGAACGGCCGGTCGTCTGTTTGGACGAGACCTTTATCCAGCTGATCGGCGAGGTCCGAGAACCGCTGCCGAGGGAGCCGGGGCGGGTGGCACGTTATGACAGCGTCTATGTGCGGAACGGGGTGGCGAGTGTGTTCTTGGCCTTCGAGCCGCTGGCCGGGTGGCGTGACGTTCAGGTCACCGATGGCCGGACCCGTCAGGACTTTGCCCAGGTTGTGCGAACCCTGCTGGAGGGGCGCTATCGGGAGGCAGATAAAATCGTGTTGGTGATGGATCAGCTAAACACCCATTCGACGGCGCGCCTCTATGAAGCTTTTGCGCCGGAGGAGGCTCGACGGCTCGCCGAGCGGCTGGAGATTCACCACACGCCGAAGCACGGGAGCTGGCTGGACATGGCGGAAATTGAACTCAGCGCTTTGGCCCGCGATTTGCCGGAGCGGATCGGCGAACGGGCCGACCGGGTCCGGCATGTCGCCGCCTGGGCGCAGCGCCGTAACCAAACCCAAGTGAAAGCCAACTGGCAATTCACCACGGCCGACGCGCGGATCAAACTCCGTAAGCTTTACCCCACGTTTGACGGGTGA
- a CDS encoding helix-turn-helix domain-containing protein, which produces MIYDKFSQITDDRIVASLIGMPKAKFTALVKVFESAALAIDRERVEKGEIKHVKQGGPKGYLDSYEKKLFFVLYYLKTYPTFDVLGFHFGFSGGHAHAHIDRLLPVLVRALTSLNVMPERTLTTPEEFSQLIDQYKNIVIDGVEVACVRPQDETEQEKHYSGKKKTYAQIPRNLRL; this is translated from the coding sequence GTGATCTACGACAAATTTAGCCAAATAACCGATGACCGTATCGTGGCATCGTTGATTGGAATGCCCAAGGCGAAGTTCACAGCCCTCGTCAAAGTATTCGAGTCGGCCGCTCTCGCCATCGATCGAGAGCGTGTCGAAAAGGGCGAGATAAAACACGTCAAACAGGGCGGCCCTAAAGGTTATCTTGATTCTTACGAGAAAAAGCTGTTTTTCGTTTTGTACTATTTGAAAACCTATCCCACTTTTGACGTTCTGGGCTTTCATTTCGGTTTTAGTGGCGGACATGCCCATGCCCATATCGACCGGTTGCTGCCGGTTTTAGTGCGAGCGTTGACAAGCCTCAACGTCATGCCGGAGCGCACACTAACAACCCCAGAAGAATTCTCTCAACTCATTGATCAATATAAGAACATAGTGATCGATGGCGTAGAGGTCGCTTGCGTTCGACCCCAAGATGAAACTGAACAGGAAAAGCATTACAGCGGAAAAAAAAAGACATACGCTCAAATCCCTCGTAATCTCCGACTTTAA
- a CDS encoding glycosyltransferase → MHVPTLGLLVNPENDSFPATTYIRIFGPLSRISNNRINFRVVSETWLLSGGINAIDALVIQRDAVSAEVSHLLIKKVKDARLKYAYEIDDLLWEIPPNHPEYEIYQAKKSSILELMSHADLIVTSTASLANLAAEINPSVFIIPNGINKQYWLKPNSEAWCESVIREQGLDLKCRRILYMGTKSHKEDLEMIAPALSYVLEKYPDIEIIQIGGGYQLPGARYLSVPKRYCEYPDFVAWFRAIATTATIGLAPLKDTHFNNAKSDIKAFDYALAGVPTIFSKVPPYTESVEHLKTGMLCENDFESWQSSIIQLITDNVLRQRIIDCAYKRAINRLENDSTRHAWERVIDSLTSRTV, encoded by the coding sequence ATGCATGTACCAACTCTAGGTTTGCTTGTAAACCCCGAAAACGACTCCTTTCCTGCCACTACATATATCCGAATCTTTGGTCCACTTTCCAGAATCTCTAATAACCGAATAAATTTTCGAGTAGTCAGCGAAACATGGTTACTTTCAGGAGGAATAAACGCTATTGATGCCTTAGTGATTCAGAGGGATGCGGTATCGGCGGAAGTTTCTCATCTTCTAATTAAGAAAGTTAAGGACGCTCGATTAAAATATGCATATGAAATCGATGATTTGCTGTGGGAAATTCCTCCTAATCATCCTGAGTACGAAATTTATCAAGCTAAGAAAAGTTCTATTCTCGAACTGATGTCGCATGCAGATCTAATTGTTACATCGACGGCTTCGCTGGCAAACTTGGCCGCCGAGATTAACCCCTCTGTTTTTATAATTCCCAATGGGATCAACAAGCAATACTGGTTAAAACCAAATTCAGAAGCATGGTGTGAATCAGTTATCAGAGAGCAAGGCTTGGATCTGAAGTGCCGTCGCATCTTGTATATGGGTACGAAATCCCATAAAGAAGATCTCGAAATGATCGCACCTGCCTTGAGCTACGTTTTGGAGAAATACCCTGATATTGAGATCATTCAAATTGGTGGTGGATATCAATTACCAGGAGCTCGCTATCTTTCAGTCCCAAAAAGATATTGTGAATATCCTGACTTTGTTGCCTGGTTCAGGGCTATTGCAACTACTGCCACTATCGGTTTGGCTCCACTTAAGGATACACACTTTAATAACGCAAAGTCTGACATAAAAGCATTTGACTACGCTCTTGCCGGCGTGCCGACAATTTTTAGCAAAGTGCCTCCGTATACCGAATCTGTTGAGCATCTGAAAACGGGAATGCTTTGTGAAAACGACTTTGAATCATGGCAATCTTCCATAATTCAACTAATCACCGATAATGTTCTTCGACAACGGATTATTGATTGCGCATACAAGCGCGCTATAAATCGGCTAGAAAATGATTCCACCAGGCACGCTTGGGAGCGAGTCATCGATTCCCTCACGTCACGTACCGTGTAA